The nucleotide sequence GCGTGCCTGCCCCTGCTGGTCTTCGTCGTCTATTGGAGCTGGCTCACTTTCTACATTGCGATCGGCGGCATGACCTTCTTCATCGTCGTCAGCTGGGCGGGACTGACCGTGTCCTCGGTCTTGCGGCTTCTTCGGCGCATGCTGATCGGGCCAATCCGAACCGCTGTCCCGACCTGGAAGCGCAGGAGGGCGGCATGATCCTGGATATAGAGGATGTCGAGGCGGTGCTCGAAAACCTTC is from Methylosinus trichosporium OB3b and encodes:
- the icmT gene encoding IcmT/TraK family protein, with protein sequence MWRNTALPTRILFLDGRACLPLLVFVVYWSWLTFYIAIGGMTFFIVVSWAGLTVSSVLRLLRRMLIGPIRTAVPTWKRRRAA